The genomic stretch GCGATAGTGTTCGATGTGAGTGAAAAGGTCGACAATTTCGTGAAGCACGACATTCCGTTGAGGGTGATCTTTTTCGACTACTATATGAACTTCGCCTTTTACTACGGCAACCTATTTTCAGCGCTCATCATTTTTGTTGCGGTGATCATTTTCACGAGTCGACTCGCACAAAATACCGAGATAGTCGCCATCCTGGCGGGTGGCATAAGCTTTAACCGCCTGCTTCGCCCCTACATCATTGCCGCTACGGTACTGGTTGTTATAAGTTTGTATCTGAACAATTTCTTTATTCCGCACGCGAATGAAGCGCGGCTCGATTTTGAGTGGACATACGTCAATGGAACGAGTAGCAACCGTTATCGGAATTTGCACCGCAAAATCGGTCCCGACACTTATATTTACCTCGAGAGTTTCAACACCGCCAAAAAAGCGGGGTACCACTTTTCGCTGGAGCAATTCAGCAACGACAGTCTGCGGTATAAGCTGTTGGCGGATTTTCTGCGGTGGGATTCTACCGAAAACATTTGGCGGCTCGAAAACTACTACGCACGCCGGATCAATGGATGGGAAGAGACGCTGGAGCGCGGAAACCGGAAGGATACGGTACTCAATTTCGGTCCCGATGACCTGGTGACCAAGTTGTACACCATCGAAACCATGGACTACAACGAACTTAACAAATTCATCACCGAAGAAGAGTTTCGTGGCTCCGAAAACCTCGTCTACTACTATGTAGAGCGAAACCGTCGGTTCTCGCTACCGATCGCGACCTATGTATTGACGCTCATCGGCGTAAGTATTAGTTACCGAAAGCGGCGGGGCGGATTG from Flavobacteriales bacterium encodes the following:
- a CDS encoding LptF/LptG family permease, producing the protein MKLLDRYIVFRFLGTFFFVISMILLIAIVFDVSEKVDNFVKHDIPLRVIFFDYYMNFAFYYGNLFSALIIFVAVIIFTSRLAQNTEIVAILAGGISFNRLLRPYIIAATVLVVISLYLNNFFIPHANEARLDFEWTYVNGTSSNRYRNLHRKIGPDTYIYLESFNTAKKAGYHFSLEQFSNDSLRYKLLADFLRWDSTENIWRLENYYARRINGWEETLERGNRKDTVLNFGPDDLVTKLYTIETMDYNELNKFITEEEFRGSENLVYYYVERNRRFSLPIATYVLTLIGVSISYRKRRGGLGMNIALGFAAIFVYIFFMQVSTTFATNGNLSPALAVWIPNITFGILALYLYRRALE